The following proteins are co-located in the Robbsia betulipollinis genome:
- the cobF gene encoding precorrin-6A synthase (deacetylating): MKKILIIGIGAGNPDYLTVQAITALAQVDVFFIMDKGAAKAKLIALRTHIIERFARAGHHRVVEATNPERGADNGDYRAAVDQLNQDKQRIFERLIAREMAQGECGAFLVWGDPALYDSTIRIVEAIAKSGRQALEYDVIPGISSVQALTARHRIPLNLIGRSIEITNGRTIAAGFPAGIDSVVVMLDAQDSYLKLADADLDIYWGAYLGTPDEILMSGKLVEVGPEIARVRAAARRTHGWIMDTYLLRKRDPHDGATVHLTANE, encoded by the coding sequence ATGAAAAAGATTCTGATCATCGGCATCGGCGCGGGAAACCCCGACTATCTGACGGTTCAGGCGATCACGGCGCTGGCGCAGGTCGACGTTTTCTTCATCATGGACAAGGGCGCGGCGAAGGCGAAGCTGATCGCCTTGCGCACGCACATCATCGAACGCTTCGCCCGGGCGGGACACCACCGCGTCGTCGAAGCGACCAATCCCGAGCGCGGCGCCGACAATGGCGATTATCGCGCGGCGGTGGATCAGCTGAATCAGGACAAGCAACGGATATTCGAGCGGTTGATCGCGCGGGAGATGGCGCAAGGCGAATGCGGCGCGTTTCTCGTCTGGGGCGATCCGGCGCTGTACGACAGCACCATCCGCATCGTCGAGGCCATCGCAAAAAGTGGCCGGCAGGCGCTCGAATACGACGTCATTCCCGGCATCAGCAGCGTGCAGGCGCTGACGGCGCGGCACCGGATCCCGCTCAATCTCATCGGCCGCTCGATCGAGATCACGAACGGGCGGACCATCGCGGCGGGTTTTCCCGCGGGCATCGACAGCGTGGTCGTGATGCTCGACGCCCAGGACAGTTACCTGAAACTCGCCGACGCGGATCTCGATATCTACTGGGGCGCCTATCTCGGCACGCCGGACGAAATCCTGATGTCCGGCAAACTGGTCGAGGTCGGCCCGGAAATCGCGCGCGTGCGCGCCGCGGCCCGCCGCACGCATGGGTGGATCATGGATACCTATCTGCTGCGCAAGCGGGACCCGCATGACGGCGCCACCGTTCATTTGACGGCGAACGAATAG
- a CDS encoding copper resistance CopC family protein gives MNRISPARALAAALIMTGARLATAHAHPAQEAPGAGQTLATAPREVAIDFDESVDAAFTSIAVADARGRSVTRGKAAADTANGKHVSVPLQPLPSGRYTVSWVAVARDGHRTQGHYSFAVK, from the coding sequence ATGAATCGTATTTCCCCCGCGCGCGCACTCGCCGCTGCGCTGATCATGACCGGCGCACGCCTGGCGACGGCGCACGCGCATCCGGCACAGGAAGCGCCCGGCGCCGGACAGACGCTCGCCACCGCGCCGCGGGAGGTCGCAATCGATTTCGACGAAAGCGTCGACGCCGCGTTCACGTCGATCGCCGTCGCCGATGCGCGGGGACGCTCGGTCACGCGCGGCAAAGCCGCGGCGGACACGGCCAACGGCAAGCACGTCTCGGTCCCCTTGCAGCCCCTGCCGTCGGGACGCTATACGGTGTCCTGGGTCGCCGTGGCCCGCGACGGGCACAGGACGCAGGGACACTATTCGTTCGCCGTCAAATGA
- a CDS encoding PH domain-containing protein, producing MTQLDLMANDAAAQTIIFKGAPSQVVNAAAIFKGVAAIVVILAATLYASGQRWQVPWAIPVIAVLVVMAGVGIACLRTAFTEIIIDTERITLRQGIFNKRISSLELFRIQDLTSYHPWWQRAFNVGTIVVMTSDSNNPVWRLNGIVDAEAMRAALNHAAIALRDRKGIREVNMGRV from the coding sequence ATGACACAGCTTGACCTGATGGCCAATGACGCCGCCGCGCAAACGATCATCTTCAAGGGCGCGCCGTCGCAGGTCGTGAACGCGGCGGCGATTTTCAAGGGGGTGGCGGCCATCGTCGTGATCCTGGCGGCCACACTGTATGCCTCGGGGCAGCGCTGGCAGGTGCCCTGGGCCATCCCGGTGATCGCGGTACTGGTCGTGATGGCGGGTGTGGGTATCGCCTGCCTGCGGACCGCGTTCACCGAAATCATCATCGACACCGAACGCATCACGCTGCGCCAGGGCATCTTCAACAAGCGGATCTCCAGTCTCGAACTCTTCCGCATCCAGGACCTGACCTCCTACCACCCTTGGTGGCAGCGCGCGTTCAATGTGGGCACCATCGTCGTGATGACCAGCGATTCCAACAATCCGGTCTGGCGTCTGAACGGCATCGTCGACGCCGAGGCGATGCGCGCGGCGCTCAATCACGCGGCGATCGCCCTGCGCGATCGCAAGGGCATTCGCGAAGTCAATATGGGCCGCGTTTGA